A genomic segment from Parolsenella catena encodes:
- a CDS encoding DEAD/DEAH box helicase, protein MGTFDRFAPFIQDFIYDHEWESLRGIQVAAAEAIFDTDDNVLLTASTASGKTEAAFFPILTLFDEDPPASIGAIYIGPLKALINDQFLRLNDLCADAHIPVWHWHGDVSSSHKAKMLKSPGGILQITPESLEALLLHKHSAISRLFCDLRFVVIDEVHSLLRGDRGGQTICLIERLSRMAGVNPRRIGLSATIGDPSEVGRFLSTGTGRGWVVPKVEEPPRTWRLSMEHFYTSGSQASDALGGQAEQSLEGIDFIRKAKAADAAQTMELARATVSEATKPDAIEDDEPASPQPALDGPTDAAPREADPGYAYIFEHTRGKKCLVFANSREEAEAVCTELRRYCEAQHETDRFLIHHGNLSSSLRESAEELMRDESQALTTITTATLELGIDIGKLERAFQLDAPFTVSAFLQRMGRTGRRGTPPEMWFVMREEPTLPRALLPETIPWKLIQGIALAQLYREERWVEPPRLDRLPYSLLYHQTMATLASEGELTPAQLASHILNLAVFHRITAEDFRVLLRHLLQIGHIEQTETGGLIVGISGERLTSSYKFYAVFQENIEYTVRSDSTELGTIVSPPPTGEKIAIAGATWLVEEVDHKRHVVYATKVRGRVPAYFGECPGDIHTHVLERMLKVLEERCTYPYLMKNAAGRLTLARRAAAGAALDLHPLINLGGNTWGLFPWLGSYAFLALERLLKIKCAKQLGMKGIDSSRPYYLTFIMSSGPMEFFQTLINEANNLTDNMELLYPDELPLFEKYDEFVPPELVCKGFAEGVLDVVGMKRRVAEWEPFARSYELPAGGGVPGVDIPWCAS, encoded by the coding sequence ATGGGCACGTTCGACAGGTTTGCGCCGTTCATCCAGGACTTCATCTACGACCACGAGTGGGAGAGCCTGCGTGGCATCCAGGTCGCCGCGGCAGAGGCGATCTTCGACACGGATGACAACGTCCTGCTCACGGCCTCTACTGCCTCCGGCAAGACGGAGGCAGCCTTTTTCCCCATCCTCACCCTGTTTGATGAGGACCCGCCCGCGAGCATCGGCGCCATCTACATCGGCCCGCTCAAGGCCCTCATCAACGATCAGTTCTTGCGGCTCAACGACCTCTGCGCAGACGCGCACATTCCCGTCTGGCACTGGCACGGAGACGTCTCCTCCTCCCACAAGGCAAAGATGCTCAAGAGCCCTGGCGGCATCCTACAGATCACCCCAGAGTCCCTCGAGGCGCTGCTGCTGCACAAGCACTCCGCCATCTCAAGGCTCTTCTGCGATCTGCGCTTCGTCGTCATTGACGAGGTCCACTCCCTGCTTCGGGGAGACCGCGGAGGCCAGACCATCTGCCTCATCGAGCGCCTGAGCCGCATGGCCGGCGTGAATCCCCGACGCATCGGGCTCTCGGCGACCATCGGCGACCCAAGCGAGGTCGGCCGCTTCCTCTCAACGGGCACGGGCCGAGGCTGGGTCGTTCCCAAGGTCGAGGAGCCGCCACGAACCTGGCGCCTCTCAATGGAGCACTTCTACACGAGCGGTTCTCAAGCCTCAGACGCACTTGGCGGCCAGGCCGAGCAGTCCCTCGAGGGCATCGACTTCATACGCAAGGCGAAGGCTGCAGACGCCGCGCAAACCATGGAGCTGGCACGCGCCACCGTCAGCGAGGCCACCAAGCCTGATGCCATCGAGGACGATGAGCCCGCCTCGCCCCAACCTGCACTCGATGGCCCCACAGACGCCGCCCCTCGCGAGGCAGACCCAGGCTATGCCTACATCTTTGAACACACCCGCGGTAAAAAGTGCCTCGTATTCGCCAACTCGCGAGAGGAGGCCGAGGCCGTCTGCACCGAGCTACGCCGCTACTGCGAGGCCCAACACGAGACAGATAGATTCCTCATCCATCACGGCAACCTATCCAGCTCTCTTCGCGAGTCTGCCGAGGAGCTCATGAGGGATGAGTCACAGGCGCTCACCACCATCACCACGGCCACCCTTGAGCTTGGCATTGACATCGGCAAGCTCGAGCGGGCATTCCAACTAGACGCACCCTTCACCGTCAGCGCATTCCTTCAGCGCATGGGTCGAACGGGAAGGCGAGGAACCCCACCCGAGATGTGGTTCGTCATGCGCGAGGAGCCCACACTGCCCCGCGCGCTCCTGCCCGAGACCATACCGTGGAAGCTAATTCAGGGCATCGCCCTTGCACAGCTCTACCGAGAGGAGCGATGGGTGGAGCCGCCGCGCCTCGACAGGCTCCCCTACAGTCTGCTCTATCACCAGACCATGGCCACGCTTGCAAGCGAGGGCGAGCTCACACCTGCCCAGCTTGCAAGCCACATACTCAACCTCGCCGTTTTTCACCGAATTACAGCCGAAGACTTCCGAGTACTGCTCAGGCATCTGCTTCAGATTGGTCACATCGAGCAGACCGAGACAGGCGGGCTCATAGTAGGCATCTCAGGAGAGAGACTTACAAGCTCATACAAGTTCTATGCGGTCTTCCAAGAGAACATCGAGTACACGGTTCGCAGCGACTCCACTGAGCTCGGCACAATCGTGTCGCCGCCCCCAACTGGTGAGAAAATTGCCATAGCTGGCGCCACCTGGCTCGTCGAGGAAGTAGATCACAAGCGCCACGTCGTCTATGCCACAAAGGTGCGCGGACGAGTTCCCGCCTACTTTGGCGAGTGCCCCGGCGACATCCACACGCATGTCCTCGAGCGCATGCTCAAGGTGCTTGAGGAACGTTGCACCTACCCCTATCTCATGAAGAACGCCGCAGGACGGCTTACGCTCGCTCGCCGCGCCGCGGCTGGGGCAGCGCTGGACCTACACCCACTTATCAACCTGGGTGGCAACACCTGGGGCCTCTTCCCGTGGCTTGGAAGCTACGCCTTCCTCGCGCTTGAAAGGCTTCTCAAGATCAAATGTGCCAAACAGCTCGGAATGAAGGGCATCGACTCATCGCGCCCCTACTACCTTACGTTCATCATGTCCTCTGGACCCATGGAGTTCTTTCAAACACTCATTAATGAGGCGAATAACCTAACAGATAACATGGAGCTCCTCTACCCAGACGAACTTCCGCTCTTCGAGAAGTACGACGAGTTCGTGCCTCCCGAGCTTGTATGCAAAGGGTTTGCAGAGGGAGTGCTCGACGTTGTAGGCATGAAACGCAGGGTGGCAGAGTGGGAGCCGTTTGCGCGCTCATATGAGCTTCCCGCCGGAGGCGGGGTGCCCGGCGTTGATATCCCCTGGTGTGCCAGTTAG
- a CDS encoding spermidine synthase has protein sequence MGLLSNIVDLLPRLFLTRQGFCLVKTVKNDAGALVRVMQIGGAYQSATYVGSRRFEPVFSYFRGFDLAFDYCDERSRLLMIGGGGFAWPKHVLSSDVQVNSLDVVEFDPVITRVARSCFYLGEAERLMPGVLRVYDCDGRHFIKSSQENSYDCVVLDAFSGSRPVASLATVECAFELRKILAPSGAVLANVVSAEEGSDISFLRDFAASLGAVFSNVYAELCEQDEFAVEDNYILVATDSSYIPDDALVFDADTFGTPVRDGDLKLTGTPGDINAGHPASGGKLI, from the coding sequence TTGGGACTGCTTTCCAATATCGTGGATCTGCTTCCCCGCTTGTTTCTCACCAGGCAGGGCTTTTGTCTCGTCAAAACCGTGAAGAATGATGCGGGCGCTTTGGTCAGAGTCATGCAAATTGGGGGCGCTTACCAAAGCGCAACATACGTGGGCTCTCGTAGGTTCGAGCCTGTGTTTTCTTACTTTCGGGGTTTTGACTTAGCCTTTGATTATTGTGACGAGCGTTCTCGGCTTTTAATGATTGGTGGCGGGGGATTCGCTTGGCCAAAGCATGTTTTGAGTTCTGATGTTCAGGTTAATTCCCTTGATGTTGTTGAGTTCGATCCCGTGATTACTAGGGTTGCTCGCTCGTGCTTCTATCTTGGCGAGGCGGAGCGGCTCATGCCCGGCGTGCTTCGTGTTTACGATTGCGATGGGCGTCATTTCATTAAAAGCTCTCAAGAGAACTCCTATGACTGTGTCGTTCTCGATGCGTTTTCTGGCTCTAGGCCTGTTGCTTCGCTTGCGACCGTTGAGTGTGCCTTTGAGTTGAGGAAGATTTTGGCTCCTAGCGGCGCAGTACTTGCTAACGTTGTCTCTGCTGAAGAGGGCTCTGATATTTCGTTCTTGAGAGACTTTGCGGCCTCCCTCGGTGCCGTGTTCTCGAATGTATACGCCGAGCTTTGCGAACAAGACGAGTTTGCCGTTGAGGATAACTACATTCTGGTGGCAACAGATTCTAGTTATATTCCAGATGATGCGCTGGTATTCGACGCTGATACATTTGGCACTCCAGTTCGTGATGGTGATCTTAAACTAACTGGCACACCAGGGGATATCAACGCCGGGCACCCCGCCTCCGGCGGGAAGCTCATATGA